A single genomic interval of uncultured Desulfobulbus sp. harbors:
- a CDS encoding ATP-binding protein yields the protein MIEPYENTAIPPDLEPVCRRVQEKAESYTKYNFSQGRNDFLKAFFDLAQEYDSLDDFYRICVSIPLALIGMASSLYLCQGEEGLQLVCSSERGVLTPPEPARFPIQLNETPYEMAGAYMVPIFSKHPYGRSGKEVPTAEGREQIRMWNDLHGLCGGSRILGMYAVRRQGGLSEVDKFFFAKFANRIGYNLDNRLIARQNIERLKFINTLVIDIEHNIIVPNMYFRHLFNQLKKKIGLIEELKNEIAGSHDPGALPGTCSYCCSKLQSLQDELLMYYQEIVKHHANMSLFIESLFRREHFERGHLVLHPKRCFVEKEVIIPQLEHYASRLKAANVSVERPRNMYGEEFPILVDIGLLAQVYANLFSNAAKYTKEIIDHGGRTRKAMAYGREVVENFNRTGQKGIKFNVFTTGPNMSVDEGNQLFQEGMRGGDNTDIPGTGHGLSFIRLVVEMHGGQVGYEPTPEGNNFFFILPIPPLDYPLKLNAAVE from the coding sequence ATGATCGAACCCTACGAAAACACCGCCATTCCTCCGGATTTGGAGCCTGTCTGCCGCCGTGTTCAGGAGAAGGCGGAGAGTTATACCAAGTATAACTTCTCCCAGGGACGCAACGATTTTCTCAAGGCCTTTTTCGATCTGGCCCAGGAGTATGATTCTCTGGATGATTTCTACCGCATCTGTGTTTCCATTCCCCTGGCCTTGATCGGGATGGCGAGTTCGCTCTATCTCTGTCAGGGGGAAGAGGGCTTGCAGCTGGTCTGTTCAAGCGAGCGCGGTGTGCTCACCCCGCCGGAACCGGCACGTTTTCCGATTCAGCTCAATGAAACGCCCTACGAGATGGCGGGCGCCTACATGGTGCCCATTTTCAGCAAGCATCCCTACGGACGCAGTGGAAAAGAAGTTCCCACCGCCGAAGGCCGTGAACAGATCAGGATGTGGAATGATCTGCATGGATTATGTGGTGGATCGAGAATTCTCGGCATGTATGCGGTGCGGCGGCAGGGCGGGCTTTCCGAGGTCGATAAGTTTTTTTTCGCCAAATTCGCCAACCGAATCGGCTACAACCTCGATAACCGTTTGATCGCCCGCCAAAATATCGAACGACTCAAGTTCATCAATACCCTGGTGATCGATATTGAGCACAATATCATTGTGCCCAATATGTATTTTCGCCACCTCTTCAATCAGCTCAAAAAGAAGATCGGCCTGATCGAGGAATTGAAAAATGAGATCGCCGGCAGTCACGATCCTGGAGCTCTCCCCGGAACCTGCAGCTACTGCTGCAGCAAGCTCCAATCCCTGCAGGATGAACTGCTGATGTACTATCAGGAGATCGTGAAGCATCATGCCAACATGAGCCTCTTTATCGAGAGTTTGTTTCGACGCGAGCATTTCGAGCGGGGTCACCTGGTGCTGCACCCGAAGCGGTGCTTTGTCGAAAAAGAGGTGATCATTCCTCAATTGGAACATTATGCCAGTCGGCTGAAGGCTGCCAATGTGAGCGTGGAACGGCCGCGAAACATGTATGGGGAAGAATTTCCGATTCTGGTGGATATCGGTCTGCTGGCACAGGTCTACGCCAACCTCTTCTCCAATGCGGCCAAGTACACCAAGGAAATCATCGATCATGGCGGAAGGACGAGGAAGGCCATGGCCTATGGCCGTGAAGTGGTGGAAAATTTCAACCGTACCGGCCAGAAGGGCATTAAATTCAACGTGTTCACCACCGGCCCGAATATGAGTGTGGACGAGGGAAACCAGTTGTTCCAGGAAGGGATGCGTGGTGGTGACAATACGGATATTCCCGGAACCGGACATGGACTCTCCTTCATTCGCCTGGTCGTTGAAATGCATGGTGGACAGGTGGGCTACGAACCCACTCCGGAAGGCAATAATTTCTTTTTTATCCTGCCCATCCCTCCTCTTGATTACCCCTTGAAACTCAACGCCGCTGTTGAGTAA
- the pyrR gene encoding bifunctional pyr operon transcriptional regulator/uracil phosphoribosyltransferase PyrR, translating into MTARTIMISSDVERSLDRISLEIVERNHGVADLSIVGIHTGGVFLARRIKEKIEQREGVELPAGNLDITLYRDDWSLISQNPIVKKSDIGFLLEDKRVLLVDDVIFTGRTIRAAMDAIMDYGRPLSIQLAVLVDRGGRELPIQPDYVGMSVSPSPNERVDVLLNEKDDQDAVVLSPR; encoded by the coding sequence ATGACAGCACGGACCATCATGATCAGCAGCGATGTCGAACGCAGCCTGGATCGAATCAGCCTGGAGATCGTCGAGCGAAACCACGGTGTTGCCGATCTTTCCATCGTAGGTATTCATACCGGCGGTGTTTTTCTGGCAAGGCGCATCAAGGAGAAGATCGAGCAGCGCGAGGGCGTGGAGTTGCCTGCCGGAAATCTCGACATCACCCTCTACCGCGACGATTGGAGCCTGATTTCGCAAAATCCGATCGTCAAAAAATCGGATATTGGTTTTCTGCTTGAAGATAAGCGGGTTCTTTTGGTCGATGACGTCATCTTCACCGGGCGCACCATACGTGCCGCCATGGATGCGATCATGGATTACGGCCGGCCGCTTTCCATCCAACTGGCGGTCTTGGTGGATCGGGGAGGGCGCGAGTTGCCGATTCAACCCGATTATGTGGGCATGAGCGTCAGCCCCAGCCCCAATGAACGGGTGGATGTCCTCTTGAATGAAAAGGATGATCAAGATGCGGTGGTCCTTTCCCCGCGTTGA
- a CDS encoding formyltransferase family protein, translated as MLKMAVLLSGSGRTLDNFHERITKGTLQAEILVVVSNVKSALGLEKAERYGYPAFFAQDSEAINTILADYDIDLIALAGYLKLYTPPERLERAVLNIHPSLIPSFCGAGYYGHHVHEAVKARGCTVSGCTVHFANESYDQGPIVLQRCVALDDDDTPDDIADRVFAVECEVYPEAINMVSAKGIDYYWNRVKA; from the coding sequence ATGCTTAAGATGGCGGTGCTGCTCTCCGGAAGTGGCAGAACGCTTGATAACTTCCACGAGCGCATCACCAAGGGCACCCTGCAGGCGGAGATTTTGGTGGTGGTGTCCAACGTGAAGAGCGCGCTCGGGCTGGAAAAGGCCGAACGCTACGGCTATCCCGCCTTCTTTGCCCAGGACAGCGAGGCCATCAACACGATCCTCGCCGATTACGACATCGATCTGATCGCCCTGGCCGGATATCTCAAGCTGTACACGCCTCCCGAGCGGCTGGAGAGAGCGGTGCTCAATATTCACCCCTCGCTGATTCCTTCCTTTTGCGGTGCCGGATACTATGGCCATCACGTGCACGAGGCGGTCAAGGCAAGGGGGTGCACGGTGAGCGGGTGCACGGTCCATTTCGCCAATGAGTCCTACGACCAGGGGCCGATCGTGCTGCAGCGCTGCGTTGCCCTTGATGACGATGATACTCCCGATGATATCGCCGACCGTGTCTTTGCGGTGGAGTGCGAGGTCTACCCCGAGGCCATCAACATGGTGAGTGCCAAGGGGATTGATTATTACTGGAACAGGGTGAAAGCATGA
- a CDS encoding IMP cyclohydrolase, whose translation MMRKVERALISLTDKSGCEDFAKALAAMGIEILSTGGTAQKLRTSGVPVKDVSEFTGFPEMLDGRVKTLHPLVHGGILHQRANAEHQEQCKSQGIKPIDIIAVNLYAFAKTVANPNCTLADAIENIDIGGPTMLRAAAKNFHDVTVIVDPADYAVVLEELQARGNTTLTTRFRLACKVFELTSTYDTAIIDWLRTVDPQTNPYFAGGDNNA comes from the coding sequence ATGATGAGAAAAGTTGAGCGGGCGTTGATCAGCCTGACCGATAAATCGGGATGTGAGGATTTTGCCAAGGCCTTGGCTGCCATGGGGATCGAGATCCTCTCCACCGGTGGAACCGCCCAGAAACTGCGGACCAGCGGCGTGCCGGTGAAGGACGTATCCGAGTTCACCGGTTTTCCCGAGATGCTTGACGGCCGGGTGAAAACCCTGCATCCGTTGGTCCACGGCGGTATTCTCCATCAGCGCGCCAATGCCGAGCATCAGGAACAGTGCAAAAGTCAGGGCATCAAGCCCATTGATATCATTGCGGTCAACCTCTATGCCTTTGCCAAGACCGTTGCCAATCCCAACTGCACCCTGGCCGACGCCATTGAAAACATCGACATCGGCGGGCCGACCATGCTGCGTGCCGCGGCAAAGAATTTTCACGACGTGACCGTCATTGTCGACCCGGCCGATTATGCGGTTGTGCTGGAGGAGTTGCAGGCGCGTGGCAACACCACCCTGACCACCCGCTTTCGCCTTGCCTGCAAGGTCTTCGAGCTGACCAGTACCTACGATACCGCCATTATTGACTGGCTGCGCACGGTCGATCCGCAAACCAACCCCTACTTTGCCGGGGGAGACAACAATGCTTAA
- a CDS encoding S4 domain-containing protein codes for MDTVRIDKWLWAARFFKTRSLASQAVSGGHVTVNGNRVKPSRSVQIGDMLLVRRDFSEFTIRVVELSERRGPASVARTLFEETEESVEKRERLEEQRRIVRLQGAPPERRPEKHERRKIRRFLKKE; via the coding sequence ATGGATACAGTTCGTATTGACAAATGGTTGTGGGCCGCCCGTTTTTTTAAAACACGGTCGCTGGCCTCTCAGGCAGTCAGCGGAGGCCATGTCACCGTGAACGGCAACCGGGTCAAGCCCTCCCGCTCGGTCCAGATCGGGGATATGCTCCTGGTTCGGCGGGATTTTTCTGAGTTCACGATCAGGGTTGTCGAACTGAGCGAGCGCCGCGGCCCGGCCAGTGTGGCCCGGACTCTTTTTGAGGAAACCGAAGAGTCGGTGGAAAAACGGGAACGACTGGAAGAACAGCGGCGCATAGTACGGCTGCAGGGAGCCCCTCCTGAACGGCGGCCGGAAAAACACGAGCGGCGGAAGATCCGCCGATTTCTTAAAAAAGAGTAG
- the folE2 gene encoding GTP cyclohydrolase FolE2 produces the protein MPLQSVGISNFTCPVRIPEKDGGIQQTVATMHLMAQVPRERAASCAGIMHAVLTEYLPDIHSGVFPELLAQIRDRLQADEASLEMHFPYFIAKKAPVTGTTSLMEYQCTFTADSGTGTEPLLTVAVPVTTLCPCSKEISEAGAHNQRAEVTLTVRPLSMIWLEDLIGLVETCGSCEIYALLKRPDEKFVTEQAYAQPMFVEDVVRKVAQQVAARSDVAWFSVGVESFESIHKHSAYAFVDSRDLGEIPVQHP, from the coding sequence ATGCCGTTACAATCCGTTGGAATCAGCAACTTCACCTGCCCCGTCCGCATTCCGGAAAAGGACGGCGGCATCCAGCAAACCGTCGCCACCATGCATCTCATGGCCCAGGTGCCCAGGGAACGGGCCGCCTCCTGCGCCGGCATCATGCATGCGGTGCTCACCGAGTATCTGCCGGACATCCACTCCGGGGTTTTTCCCGAACTCCTGGCCCAGATCCGCGACCGGCTCCAGGCCGATGAAGCCAGCCTGGAAATGCATTTCCCCTACTTCATCGCCAAAAAGGCACCGGTCACCGGCACCACCAGCCTGATGGAGTACCAGTGCACCTTCACCGCGGACTCGGGCACCGGCACCGAACCCCTGCTGACGGTGGCGGTCCCGGTCACCACCCTGTGTCCCTGCTCAAAGGAGATCAGCGAGGCGGGAGCGCATAACCAACGGGCGGAGGTCACCCTGACGGTACGACCGCTGTCGATGATCTGGCTCGAGGACCTGATCGGCCTGGTGGAAACCTGCGGCTCCTGCGAAATATATGCACTGCTCAAACGACCCGACGAGAAATTCGTCACCGAACAGGCCTATGCCCAGCCGATGTTTGTCGAGGATGTGGTGCGCAAGGTGGCGCAACAGGTTGCAGCGCGCAGCGACGTCGCCTGGTTCTCCGTTGGCGTGGAGAGTTTCGAGTCAATTCACAAACACAGTGCCTACGCCTTTGTTGACAGCCGCGATCTTGGCGAAATACCGGTGCAACATCCGTAA
- a CDS encoding NAD-dependent succinate-semialdehyde dehydrogenase, translating to MNLRCQELLRSQCYVDGAWIDEAKGARIPVYNPACNELVGSVPALGRKETTAAIEAASRAWPAWRALTAEERSRLLRRWYELIVEHHGDLAILMTLEQGKPLAEARGEVLHGASYVEWYAEEAKRVYGDTIPMAQKGKRIVVLKEPIGVCAAITPWNFPSQMITRKAAPALAAGCPVVIKPAAQTPFSALALAWLADAAGIPPGVFNVITGPAEEIGKEMTANPLVRKLSFTGSTEVGKLLMRDCAATVKKVSLELGGHAPFIVFDDADIDAAVRGAMASKYRNSGQTCVCANRFIVQESVYEQFAEKLIKEVRRLRVGNGFDEGVEQGPLIDLGAVAKVENQVRDAVANGACIACGGERLHPSGCFYAPTVLTQATEDMLIAHEETFGPVAPLFSFKEDRDAVRLANKTPYGLAAYFFSRDIGRIWRVAEALEYGMVGINTGRMSSEAAPFGGIKESGIGREGSKYGLEDYLELKYLCLGGLGSPL from the coding sequence ATGAATTTACGTTGTCAAGAGCTGTTGCGCTCCCAGTGTTATGTCGATGGTGCCTGGATTGATGAAGCCAAGGGGGCTCGCATTCCGGTCTACAATCCTGCCTGTAACGAGTTGGTGGGGTCGGTGCCAGCGCTTGGTCGAAAGGAAACCACCGCGGCCATTGAGGCGGCTTCCCGCGCCTGGCCTGCCTGGCGGGCCCTGACCGCGGAGGAAAGATCCCGTTTGCTGCGGCGTTGGTATGAGCTCATTGTCGAGCATCATGGGGACCTGGCGATCCTCATGACCCTGGAGCAGGGGAAGCCGCTTGCCGAGGCGCGGGGCGAAGTGCTTCATGGCGCCTCGTATGTTGAATGGTACGCCGAGGAGGCCAAGCGGGTCTATGGCGACACCATCCCCATGGCGCAGAAAGGAAAGCGGATCGTGGTCCTCAAGGAACCGATAGGGGTTTGTGCTGCTATCACGCCCTGGAATTTTCCTTCGCAGATGATCACCCGGAAGGCTGCTCCGGCCTTGGCCGCCGGTTGCCCGGTGGTGATCAAGCCGGCTGCGCAAACGCCCTTTTCCGCCCTGGCCCTTGCCTGGCTAGCCGATGCTGCCGGTATCCCGCCGGGAGTCTTCAATGTGATCACCGGGCCTGCCGAGGAAATCGGCAAGGAGATGACCGCAAATCCCCTGGTGCGCAAGCTCAGCTTCACCGGATCGACCGAGGTGGGCAAGCTCTTGATGCGCGACTGTGCCGCAACCGTGAAAAAGGTTTCCCTGGAACTCGGCGGTCATGCCCCTTTCATCGTCTTTGACGATGCCGATATCGATGCGGCCGTGCGTGGCGCCATGGCGAGCAAGTATCGCAATTCCGGGCAGACCTGTGTCTGCGCCAACCGTTTTATCGTTCAAGAATCGGTGTACGAGCAGTTTGCTGAAAAGCTGATCAAGGAAGTTCGCCGGCTGCGCGTGGGCAATGGCTTTGATGAGGGCGTGGAGCAGGGGCCGCTCATCGATCTGGGGGCTGTGGCGAAGGTCGAAAATCAAGTGCGTGATGCAGTGGCCAACGGTGCCTGCATTGCCTGCGGCGGCGAACGGCTGCATCCCTCAGGATGTTTTTACGCCCCGACCGTATTGACTCAGGCCACCGAGGATATGCTCATTGCCCATGAGGAGACCTTTGGCCCGGTGGCGCCGCTTTTTTCGTTCAAGGAGGATCGGGACGCAGTTCGTCTGGCCAACAAGACCCCCTATGGCCTGGCAGCCTATTTTTTCAGCCGCGACATCGGACGGATCTGGCGGGTTGCGGAAGCGCTGGAATACGGCATGGTGGGGATCAATACCGGCCGCATGTCTTCCGAGGCAGCGCCCTTTGGCGGCATCAAGGAATCGGGAATCGGGCGGGAAGGGTCCAAATACGGCCTGGAAGATTATCTGGAACTGAAATATCTCTGCCTGGGCGGATTGGGCTCCCCCCTCTAA
- a CDS encoding PilZ domain-containing protein, with amino-acid sequence MSADSRRSPRLSDYLPLEVLVVHMEDNIFVAGPFAGRIIDISQHGACLLMSQVMQNSFHVFHSTRENDHTILELRISLQPDLEQFLLNARPIWFDLFGQGEIRAFKMGVEFTEHTDKAGMRELQKAIRINQPHRASWWQLHCRPQQRR; translated from the coding sequence ATGAGTGCTGATTCCCGCAGATCACCACGTCTGAGCGATTACCTCCCCCTGGAGGTACTGGTAGTCCACATGGAGGACAATATTTTCGTTGCTGGCCCTTTTGCAGGTCGTATCATTGACATTTCCCAACACGGTGCATGCCTGCTGATGAGCCAGGTCATGCAGAATAGCTTTCATGTCTTCCATTCCACTCGAGAAAACGACCACACCATTCTGGAACTGCGCATCAGCCTGCAGCCGGATCTTGAGCAGTTCCTCCTCAATGCACGCCCCATCTGGTTTGATCTCTTCGGCCAGGGGGAAATACGCGCCTTCAAGATGGGGGTGGAGTTCACGGAACATACGGACAAGGCCGGGATGCGGGAGCTGCAAAAGGCGATCCGCATCAACCAACCACACCGCGCCAGCTGGTGGCAACTCCATTG